Proteins encoded together in one Caloramator mitchellensis window:
- a CDS encoding NAD(P)/FAD-dependent oxidoreductase, producing the protein MYDVLIVGGGPSGIFAALELVKYSPTLKIALLEKGKSMKNRKCPIIEKGVKCQHCKPCAIVSGWGGAGAFSDGKLTLTTEFGGVLDEYIDTQELNKLINYVDEIYVDFGGPKEVHGDITPEVESIMKKAAAADLKFIPARIRHLGTDNCFNILKSMEDYLRERIDVKTNTEVKRLIVEEGKVKGVELKNGETLEAKYVVVSPGREGSDWFSKEIERLNLEVTTNPVDIGVRVECPAIVFKDITDAVYESKLVYYTKSFDDRVRTFCMNPFGEVVVENNGGIKTVNGHSFANKKSENTNFALLVSKNFTKPFNSPIEYGKYVASLANMLGDGVIVQRLGDLLEGRRTTEERLKRGLVKPTLKDATAGDLSLVLPYRFLTDIIEMLEALDKVAPGIYSKHTLLYGVEVKFYSLRVKLTQNLETQIENLFAGGDGAGITRGLAQASVSGVIIAREILKRI; encoded by the coding sequence ATGTATGATGTATTAATAGTTGGAGGAGGGCCATCAGGAATTTTTGCAGCTCTTGAGCTTGTAAAGTATAGCCCAACTTTAAAAATCGCTCTTTTGGAAAAGGGAAAGAGCATGAAAAACAGAAAATGCCCAATAATTGAAAAGGGAGTAAAATGCCAGCACTGCAAACCCTGTGCAATAGTATCAGGCTGGGGCGGGGCAGGGGCCTTTTCAGACGGTAAATTAACATTAACTACAGAATTTGGAGGAGTTCTTGACGAATACATAGATACACAGGAGCTAAACAAACTAATAAACTACGTTGATGAAATATATGTTGATTTTGGAGGACCAAAGGAAGTTCACGGCGACATAACTCCCGAGGTCGAATCAATAATGAAAAAGGCTGCAGCAGCTGACCTTAAATTCATCCCCGCAAGGATAAGACACCTCGGAACAGACAACTGCTTCAACATTCTAAAGAGCATGGAAGATTATTTAAGAGAAAGAATAGATGTTAAGACAAATACAGAGGTTAAAAGGCTAATAGTAGAGGAAGGAAAAGTAAAGGGTGTTGAACTTAAAAACGGAGAAACTTTAGAGGCAAAATATGTTGTAGTTTCACCAGGAAGAGAGGGTTCTGACTGGTTTTCAAAGGAGATAGAAAGGCTAAACCTTGAGGTTACAACAAACCCGGTTGATATAGGGGTAAGGGTTGAATGTCCAGCCATTGTTTTCAAGGATATTACCGATGCTGTTTACGAATCAAAACTTGTTTACTACACAAAATCCTTCGACGACAGGGTAAGAACATTCTGCATGAACCCATTTGGAGAGGTTGTTGTTGAAAACAACGGAGGCATTAAGACGGTTAATGGACATAGCTTTGCTAATAAAAAGAGCGAAAACACAAATTTTGCACTCCTTGTCTCAAAGAACTTTACAAAGCCATTTAATTCTCCTATAGAATACGGAAAATATGTAGCAAGTCTTGCGAATATGCTTGGAGATGGCGTCATCGTTCAAAGGCTTGGAGACCTTTTAGAGGGAAGAAGAACAACTGAGGAAAGGTTAAAAAGAGGACTTGTTAAACCTACATTAAAGGATGCAACAGCAGGGGATTTAAGTTTGGTATTACCATATAGATTTTTAACTGATATAATAGAGATGTTGGAGGCACTTGATAAGGTTGCCCCAGGAATTTATTCAAAGCACACACTTCTTTACGGTGTGGAAGTCAAATTCTACTCATTAAGGGTAAAGCTTACGCAAAACCTTGAAACGCAGATAGAAAATCTATTTGCAGGTGGAGATGGTGCGGGCATCACAAGAGGGCTTGCACAGGCTTCTGTATCAGGAGTAATAATTGCTAGGGAAATACTAAAGAGGATATGA
- a CDS encoding CDP-alcohol phosphatidyltransferase family protein, whose amino-acid sequence MNIPNALTLIRFLLVPFYLYIYFSGFSNSFVYAMLIFFVAGVTDVLDGFIARRFNMITKWGTLLDPLADKIMLLTVLFSLSYTNIIPHWVFFIVFIKEALMIIGGFTLFKKHETVIAAKYYGKAATVLFYLAIGTLIYSKTYGIYLLYCAIFLAFFALYNYLVHYMHIKKQVD is encoded by the coding sequence ATGAATATTCCTAATGCTTTAACATTAATTAGATTTTTACTTGTTCCTTTTTATTTATATATATACTTTTCGGGTTTTAGTAATTCCTTTGTATACGCAATGCTTATATTTTTTGTTGCAGGAGTAACCGATGTATTGGATGGATTTATAGCAAGAAGGTTTAATATGATTACTAAATGGGGAACACTTCTTGACCCTCTTGCCGATAAAATAATGCTTTTAACAGTATTATTTTCATTATCCTATACAAATATAATTCCCCACTGGGTGTTTTTTATAGTTTTTATTAAAGAAGCCCTGATGATTATCGGTGGATTTACTCTGTTTAAAAAACATGAAACAGTTATAGCTGCAAAATACTACGGAAAGGCAGCTACAGTTCTTTTTTATTTAGCAATTGGAACTTTGATTTATAGCAAGACATATGGCATATATTTATTATACTGTGCAATATTTTTAGCCTTCTTTGCTCTATACAATTATCTTGTCCACTATATGCACATAAAAAAACAGGTAGATTAA
- a CDS encoding DEAD/DEAH box helicase family protein, translated as MIMKKDEIRLASPAEDLFIELFSDIFGVDKTKYLFVQYPVVDIYGNNRFIDFALECDNYKIAIEIDGEKYHNPYKVNEGKYYDDLLKHNSLVYQNWKVYRWAYKQLRDQPEKVKDEILTFIGEMPIFKEFEEFLPKQKGRAIVLKNHQEEALKNLEEMRQEGESIALLYHATGTGKTVTAITDAKRVGRRTLYLAHTKDLVYQASEKFKEFWPEFEPGLYIAEKREKDSYIVCGSVQSISQNIESFNPVEFGYIIVDEAHHGAAETYKKILGYFKPKFTLGLTATPERMDGEDILELFKNVAHKLDLKTAIDMGELVPIRCIRVKTNVDISNVRFNGIKYNSQDLESKIFIPERNRVIVDTYLNYVKNKKTVIFCASVKHAETIAEMLKEEGVKAEAVSGAMSSKDRQRILKDYEHGDINVLCACDLLNEGWDSPRTEVLFMARPTMSKTIYLQQLGRGTRKYEGKEYLMVFDFIDNANMFNMGLSLHRIFNIDKYKPGEYVLAPEEMKKHEDNMLKNGEKPAVYLDFPVDVTDYEYVDLFNWQEKVKDLISQLEFVRMVDVQQETIARYIREEKIIPDFQVPTGSKVFNYFKKETVEFYAKQFGWRLINHNNMKDMFIEMIKKMDMSYSYKPVLLKAMLKYADNYGKVLIEDVVDYFIEFYMNRKKKGLIVEKPNSLYCKDEIDKKAVKRNIFENPFKRFEDMRFLRKSKDVEYVEFSPYVWKKLLDEEKEWIEKYCDEKLDEYYSRFNK; from the coding sequence ATGATTATGAAAAAAGACGAAATAAGACTTGCAAGTCCAGCAGAAGATTTATTTATTGAACTCTTTTCAGATATATTTGGAGTAGATAAAACTAAATATTTATTTGTCCAATATCCTGTAGTTGATATTTACGGGAACAATAGATTTATAGATTTTGCACTTGAATGTGATAATTATAAAATTGCAATTGAAATTGACGGCGAAAAATATCATAACCCTTATAAAGTTAATGAAGGTAAATATTATGATGATTTATTAAAGCATAATAGTCTTGTATATCAGAATTGGAAAGTTTATAGATGGGCATATAAACAGTTAAGAGATCAACCTGAGAAGGTAAAGGATGAAATATTAACCTTTATAGGAGAAATGCCTATATTTAAAGAATTTGAAGAATTTTTACCAAAACAAAAAGGACGAGCTATAGTTCTTAAAAATCACCAAGAAGAAGCATTGAAAAATCTAGAAGAGATGAGACAGGAAGGCGAAAGCATAGCTCTTTTATACCACGCAACAGGAACTGGCAAAACAGTTACAGCTATAACTGATGCTAAAAGAGTTGGGAGAAGAACTTTGTATCTTGCTCATACAAAGGATTTGGTATATCAAGCAAGTGAAAAGTTTAAGGAGTTTTGGCCTGAATTTGAACCAGGATTATATATAGCTGAAAAAAGGGAAAAAGATTCCTATATTGTTTGTGGTAGTGTGCAAAGTATAAGCCAAAATATTGAAAGTTTTAATCCTGTTGAATTCGGATATATCATAGTTGATGAAGCTCACCATGGTGCAGCAGAAACATATAAAAAAATATTAGGCTATTTTAAACCTAAATTTACATTAGGATTGACAGCTACCCCGGAAAGAATGGATGGAGAAGATATACTTGAACTTTTTAAGAATGTAGCACATAAGCTAGACTTAAAGACGGCTATTGATATGGGGGAACTAGTTCCAATAAGATGCATAAGAGTAAAGACTAATGTTGATATTTCAAATGTTAGATTTAATGGAATAAAATATAATTCTCAAGATCTTGAAAGTAAGATATTTATTCCTGAAAGAAACAGAGTTATTGTAGATACTTATTTAAACTATGTAAAGAACAAAAAAACTGTAATATTTTGTGCTTCGGTTAAACATGCAGAAACTATTGCAGAAATGCTAAAGGAAGAGGGAGTAAAAGCAGAAGCAGTTTCAGGAGCTATGTCATCAAAGGATAGACAAAGAATTTTAAAAGATTATGAGCATGGGGATATAAATGTTTTATGTGCATGTGACCTTTTGAATGAAGGATGGGATAGCCCAAGAACAGAAGTTTTATTTATGGCAAGGCCGACAATGTCTAAAACCATTTATTTACAGCAATTAGGTAGAGGCACAAGGAAATATGAAGGAAAAGAATATTTAATGGTGTTTGATTTTATAGATAATGCAAATATGTTTAATATGGGATTATCTTTGCACAGGATATTCAACATTGATAAATATAAACCAGGTGAATATGTTTTAGCTCCAGAAGAAATGAAAAAGCATGAAGACAATATGCTTAAAAATGGTGAAAAACCTGCTGTTTATTTAGATTTTCCTGTAGATGTAACCGACTATGAATATGTAGATTTATTTAACTGGCAGGAAAAGGTTAAAGATTTGATTTCTCAATTGGAGTTTGTAAGGATGGTTGATGTTCAGCAGGAAACGATAGCAAGATATATTAGAGAAGAAAAAATAATACCTGACTTTCAAGTTCCTACTGGAAGTAAAGTTTTCAATTATTTTAAAAAAGAAACTGTTGAATTTTATGCTAAACAGTTCGGATGGAGATTGATAAATCATAACAACATGAAAGATATGTTTATAGAAATGATTAAAAAGATGGACATGTCATATTCCTATAAACCTGTTCTTTTAAAGGCGATGTTAAAATATGCTGATAATTATGGAAAAGTATTGATAGAAGATGTTGTTGATTACTTTATTGAATTTTATATGAATAGAAAAAAGAAGGGGTTAATAGTTGAAAAACCAAATAGCTTATACTGCAAAGATGAAATTGATAAAAAAGCAGTTAAAAGAAATATTTTTGAAAATCCATTTAAAAGATTTGAAGATATGAGGTTTTTAAGAAAATCAAAGGATGTAGAATATGTAGAATTCAGCCCCTATGTATGGAAGAAGCTTTTGGATGAAGAAAAGGAATGGATAGAAAAATACTGTGATGAGAAATTAGATGAATATTATAGTAGATTTAATAAATAA
- a CDS encoding methyl-accepting chemotaxis protein, whose translation MLEKLTKTKDMGSEEYKTIQHNMIDFVAGHNIKYFYTMAVEDGKLFFVNDAAYEPTPIGEPYEFSNEIKRAFEGELTITKEPYTDKWGSFLSAFCPIKNSKGEIIGIAGADIDVGNFLKVKGDFNRIFIITSITIMLLLTIVAYLFTKGISKDVKLISSNLDKISAGDFTNMIQVKRRDELGKIQESINIVNKKMKEYAETLKKGSQNILNSSEIIDKNSEKINIKIQHASASTQEISASIEEISNLSKIIYDKIEKLKSTTQNTQNITKQGLDILEKIEKNSLEISKKTKKTIENVKTSYNDIKTKMQRAIEDVKIVNQISKVAESILEISQQTNLLALNAAIEAARAGESGRGFAVVAQEVKKLAEKSSADVTKIQDSIKNVLFIVNSLSEISREILELFDKTIISDYNNFVSISEEFNKIGVEFKKVIEYVYSMIDETTNATSEIYESMSSINSTIIQVSTATNEIAKGMTEIAEENMKLTDIIENNFEYAKQLYVMTEKFKTGS comes from the coding sequence ATGCTTGAAAAACTTACAAAAACAAAGGATATGGGTAGTGAAGAATACAAAACAATTCAGCATAATATGATTGATTTTGTTGCTGGGCACAATATTAAGTATTTCTACACGATGGCTGTTGAGGATGGAAAATTGTTTTTCGTTAACGATGCAGCGTATGAGCCTACTCCAATTGGAGAGCCGTATGAATTTAGCAATGAAATAAAAAGAGCATTTGAAGGTGAACTAACAATCACAAAGGAACCTTATACGGATAAATGGGGAAGTTTTTTAAGTGCCTTTTGCCCAATTAAAAATTCAAAGGGAGAAATAATAGGAATTGCAGGTGCAGACATAGATGTAGGAAATTTTTTAAAAGTTAAAGGTGATTTTAATAGAATATTTATCATAACGAGCATCACTATAATGCTATTATTAACCATAGTAGCTTATTTATTTACAAAGGGAATTAGCAAGGATGTAAAATTAATTTCGTCAAACTTAGATAAAATATCAGCTGGTGATTTTACAAATATGATACAGGTTAAAAGAAGGGATGAGCTTGGAAAAATCCAAGAAAGTATTAATATAGTAAATAAAAAGATGAAAGAATACGCAGAAACATTAAAAAAAGGAAGCCAAAATATACTCAATTCATCTGAGATAATAGATAAAAATTCTGAAAAAATAAACATTAAAATACAGCACGCATCAGCATCTACCCAGGAGATTTCAGCAAGCATTGAAGAAATATCAAATCTTTCAAAAATAATATACGACAAAATTGAAAAATTAAAAAGTACTACTCAAAACACACAAAATATAACAAAACAAGGACTTGATATTTTAGAAAAAATTGAAAAAAATTCACTTGAAATAAGTAAAAAAACAAAAAAGACAATTGAAAATGTAAAAACATCATATAACGATATAAAAACAAAAATGCAAAGGGCAATAGAAGATGTGAAGATAGTAAACCAAATTTCAAAAGTGGCAGAGAGCATACTTGAGATATCACAGCAAACAAACCTTCTCGCACTTAACGCTGCAATTGAAGCTGCAAGAGCTGGAGAATCGGGAAGAGGATTTGCAGTTGTTGCACAGGAAGTAAAAAAACTTGCCGAAAAATCATCAGCCGACGTTACAAAAATACAGGATAGTATTAAAAACGTCTTATTTATAGTCAACTCACTTTCGGAAATTTCCAGGGAAATACTCGAGTTATTCGATAAAACGATAATATCCGATTACAATAATTTTGTAAGTATAAGCGAAGAGTTTAACAAAATTGGAGTAGAGTTTAAAAAGGTAATAGAATACGTATATTCTATGATAGACGAAACAACAAATGCAACTTCTGAGATTTATGAATCCATGAGCAGCATTAACTCAACTATAATCCAGGTTTCAACTGCAACTAACGAGATTGCAAAGGGAATGACGGAAATAGCAGAAGAGAATATGAAATTAACTGATATAATTGAGAATAATTTTGAATACGCAAAACAACTATATGTCATGACAGAAAAATTTAAAACAGGTAGTTAA
- a CDS encoding DUF975 family protein, protein MENYTSQIRINPELRAAAREQLKGKWGVAVLITILPSLIGGLLGAIPYAGVIISILISGPLALGVAMCFLKIIRKEDVKIENLFDGFKNFKTSFLAQLLIGIFIFLWSLLLVIPGIIASLSYSLTYYIIADEPELGALEAIKKSKEMMKGYKWNLFLLYLSFIGWGILSLLTLGIGFLWLGPYVNASFANFYEDLKNARNPKVSAIEGVNEKLIQESYEQKDEQNDEA, encoded by the coding sequence ATGGAAAATTATACTTCTCAAATTAGAATCAACCCAGAACTTAGAGCTGCAGCAAGGGAGCAGCTTAAGGGCAAATGGGGAGTGGCAGTTTTAATTACAATACTACCATCATTAATAGGTGGACTTTTAGGAGCAATTCCTTATGCTGGAGTTATAATTAGTATACTTATTTCTGGTCCTCTTGCTCTAGGCGTTGCTATGTGCTTCTTAAAAATTATTAGAAAAGAAGATGTAAAAATTGAAAATTTATTTGATGGTTTTAAAAACTTTAAAACTTCTTTCTTAGCGCAGTTATTAATAGGTATTTTTATATTCTTGTGGTCATTGCTGCTTGTAATTCCTGGAATAATTGCATCATTAAGTTATTCATTAACTTATTATATAATAGCTGATGAACCTGAATTAGGAGCCCTAGAGGCTATAAAGAAAAGCAAGGAAATGATGAAGGGATATAAGTGGAATTTGTTTTTGTTGTATTTAAGCTTTATAGGCTGGGGAATATTATCTCTATTAACTTTAGGAATAGGATTTTTATGGTTAGGGCCATATGTTAATGCTTCATTTGCAAACTTCTATGAAGATTTGAAGAATGCAAGAAATCCTAAGGTTTCGGCAATTGAAGGAGTTAATGAGAAGCTAATTCAAGAATCATATGAACAAAAAGATGAACAAAATGATGAAGCCTAA
- a CDS encoding nuclease-related domain-containing protein — MKILKEEKSLKKQYKVYLISTIISFLLLLWNFQVIINSIDKPSNVSVYSEIIFLFIFAFSSSRFVIFARGSIGEKRVVKALSKFPDEYILINDIRINNGEKSAQIDHILVCPKGIFSIETKSHLGKIYGNEEEQYWMQYKKSSKGRTYGNKFYNPIKQNKGHINALRNLLNDKYYINSIIVFTSAKELKVYTKHVPVLKVNKLYDYLSNYATNNFLGIDEINEVAELILKNDISK, encoded by the coding sequence ATGAAAATTTTAAAAGAAGAAAAAAGTTTAAAGAAACAATATAAGGTTTATTTAATTTCTACCATTATTTCTTTTTTACTATTGCTATGGAATTTTCAAGTTATTATTAATTCAATTGATAAACCTTCAAATGTATCTGTATATTCTGAAATAATTTTCTTGTTTATATTCGCGTTTTCATCATCAAGATTTGTTATATTTGCAAGAGGAAGCATAGGTGAGAAAAGAGTTGTAAAAGCATTAAGTAAATTCCCTGATGAATACATTTTGATAAATGATATAAGGATTAATAATGGTGAAAAATCAGCTCAAATTGATCATATCTTGGTATGTCCCAAAGGAATTTTCAGCATAGAAACAAAAAGCCATTTAGGTAAAATATATGGAAATGAAGAAGAACAATATTGGATGCAATATAAAAAATCAAGCAAGGGCAGGACTTATGGTAATAAATTTTATAATCCGATAAAACAAAATAAAGGACATATTAATGCTTTAAGAAATCTCTTAAACGATAAATATTACATAAACTCAATTATCGTCTTTACATCTGCAAAAGAATTAAAGGTTTATACAAAACATGTTCCTGTATTAAAAGTCAATAAACTATATGATTATCTATCAAATTATGCTACTAATAATTTTTTAGGTATAGATGAAATAAACGAAGTTGCAGAGTTGATATTAAAAAATGATATATCAAAATAA
- a CDS encoding DUF3791 domain-containing protein, whose product MNKTLDFTVFCLESYKQVHNLTGKEALKVFDEYDIFNYIISFYDVLHSTGRDYIVKDIDQYINTRTSNKQA is encoded by the coding sequence ATGAATAAAACACTAGATTTTACTGTGTTTTGTCTTGAGAGTTATAAGCAGGTGCATAATCTTACTGGAAAAGAGGCATTAAAAGTATTTGATGAATATGATATATTTAATTATATAATATCTTTTTATGATGTTCTTCATTCAACTGGAAGAGATTATATTGTTAAAGACATAGACCAATATATAAATACAAGAACAAGTAATAAACAAGCTTAA
- a CDS encoding adenylosuccinate synthase, whose product MGLVVIGAQWGDEGKGKITDFLAEGADVVVRYQGGNNAGHTVIANEKKYKLHLIPSGILYDEKLCIIGDGVVIDPKALLDEIEYLRNEGVVVTPKKLLISDRAHVIMPYHKLIDAYSEKQRGSKDIGTTGKGIGPCYTDKHERTGIRICDLLHREIFAEKLKTNLEAKNRVIKEIYNEEELNFDEVFNSYIEYAEKIREFVTDTPYVLYEKIKENKKVLFEGAQGTLLDIDYGTYPYVTSSHPISGGVCIGAGVGPTMIDRVVGVCKAYTTRVGKGPFPTELFDEVGEFIREKGFEYGTTTGRARRCGWLDLVILKYAVRISGLTSIAVTKIDTLAGIEKIKVCTGYELDGKVIEYFPASLEDLAKCKPIYKEFDGWDDSIQHAKTFEDLPKNAKEYLKFIEDFTGVRISIVSVGPERENTIVVGKY is encoded by the coding sequence ATGGGACTGGTAGTAATAGGTGCCCAATGGGGAGATGAAGGGAAAGGAAAGATAACAGACTTTTTAGCAGAAGGCGCTGACGTTGTTGTAAGATATCAGGGAGGAAACAACGCAGGGCATACAGTTATTGCAAACGAAAAGAAGTATAAACTTCATCTAATACCATCAGGAATTCTTTACGATGAAAAATTATGCATAATTGGAGACGGTGTTGTTATAGACCCTAAGGCTCTTTTAGATGAAATAGAATATTTAAGAAATGAAGGAGTAGTTGTTACTCCTAAAAAGCTTTTGATAAGCGACAGAGCTCATGTTATAATGCCATACCATAAACTTATAGATGCATATTCAGAAAAGCAAAGGGGCAGCAAGGATATAGGAACAACAGGAAAAGGAATAGGCCCTTGCTATACCGACAAACACGAGAGAACAGGTATAAGAATCTGCGATTTACTTCACAGGGAAATATTTGCGGAAAAATTAAAAACTAACCTTGAAGCTAAAAATAGAGTAATAAAAGAGATTTATAATGAAGAAGAATTGAACTTTGATGAAGTTTTTAATTCATACATAGAATATGCAGAAAAAATAAGAGAATTTGTAACAGATACTCCATATGTTCTATATGAAAAAATAAAGGAAAACAAAAAGGTTTTATTCGAAGGGGCACAAGGAACTTTGCTTGACATAGACTATGGAACATACCCATATGTTACCTCTTCCCACCCAATATCAGGCGGTGTTTGCATAGGAGCTGGGGTTGGACCTACTATGATAGATAGGGTTGTTGGGGTTTGCAAGGCATACACAACAAGAGTTGGAAAAGGGCCATTCCCAACAGAGCTATTCGACGAAGTAGGAGAATTCATAAGGGAAAAGGGATTTGAATACGGAACAACAACAGGAAGAGCAAGAAGATGCGGCTGGCTCGACCTTGTAATATTGAAATATGCAGTAAGAATATCAGGCCTAACAAGCATCGCAGTAACAAAGATAGATACACTTGCAGGAATAGAAAAGATTAAGGTTTGCACAGGCTATGAGCTAGACGGTAAAGTAATTGAATATTTCCCAGCATCCCTTGAAGACCTAGCAAAATGCAAACCAATCTATAAGGAATTTGACGGCTGGGACGACTCAATCCAACACGCAAAAACATTCGAAGACCTTCCAAAGAACGCAAAGGAATACCTGAAATTCATTGAGGACTTTACAGGAGTGAGAATCTCAATAGTCTCCGTAGGTCCAGAAAGGGAAAACACAATAGTTGTAGGGAAGTATTAA
- a CDS encoding SOS response-associated peptidase has product MCGRFWLEGEIEDIAKYFGINKIEDKEFTKGEIFPTNFAPIITKTVDKNSKDVDKLITPFKWGFPFQNKSIINARAETIDIKPFFKNSFYNRRCLIPASAFFEWKKEDRSKTKYKIYKDEKYLLLGGIYNENSFVIITTQPNEEMSRIHDRMPLIIDKDKMDYWLFGDIEDAKHIININTNNKLIFTPQTEGQLKFLF; this is encoded by the coding sequence ATGTGCGGAAGATTTTGGCTTGAGGGAGAAATAGAAGATATAGCAAAGTATTTTGGAATAAACAAAATAGAGGATAAAGAATTCACAAAGGGAGAGATTTTTCCCACAAATTTTGCACCCATAATCACAAAAACTGTGGATAAAAATTCAAAGGATGTGGACAAATTAATAACACCATTTAAATGGGGATTTCCATTCCAAAACAAAAGCATAATAAATGCAAGGGCAGAGACGATAGATATAAAACCATTTTTCAAAAATTCCTTCTACAATAGAAGATGCCTTATACCTGCAAGCGCATTTTTTGAGTGGAAAAAGGAAGATAGAAGCAAAACAAAATATAAAATATATAAAGATGAAAAGTATTTGCTTCTCGGTGGAATATATAATGAAAATTCATTTGTAATAATAACAACTCAGCCTAACGAAGAAATGTCAAGGATACATGATAGAATGCCGCTTATTATCGATAAAGACAAAATGGACTACTGGCTGTTTGGAGATATAGAGGATGCAAAACATATAATCAATATTAACACAAACAACAAATTAATATTCACACCCCAAACTGAGGGACAATTAAAATTTTTATTTTAA
- a CDS encoding DMT family transporter has translation MDRKITILSNLALLSTAMIWGGGFVATKSALSEITPLYLNAFRFIIATVVLSIIFYKRVRNINKEELKGGLIIGLFLNFAFASQTIGLQFTTPGKQAFITGTNVVLVPFLAWALYKKRPDIYSFAGAALCFIGIGALTYNKGMSINIGDLLTMVCAFLYAGHIVSTGFFAEKLDPINLSVIQFAVAAILSLLTAFIFEPPVKAVTMNSYLAIAYLALLSTCVAFVLQTVAQKYTKSTSAAIFLSMEAVFGSIFSVIFTNEVFTFRMILGCALILMAVITVETKLEFLRR, from the coding sequence ATGGACAGAAAAATTACGATTTTATCCAACCTTGCACTTCTTTCAACTGCAATGATTTGGGGGGGAGGATTTGTTGCAACCAAAAGTGCGCTTTCTGAAATTACTCCATTATATTTAAACGCTTTTAGATTTATAATAGCAACTGTTGTATTATCCATAATTTTTTATAAAAGAGTCAGAAACATTAACAAAGAAGAATTAAAGGGCGGACTTATAATAGGGCTATTTCTAAACTTTGCATTTGCCAGTCAAACGATTGGACTTCAATTCACTACGCCAGGAAAACAGGCCTTTATTACTGGAACAAACGTAGTATTAGTTCCATTTTTGGCTTGGGCTCTTTATAAAAAAAGACCGGACATATACTCATTTGCAGGAGCAGCACTATGCTTTATTGGGATAGGGGCACTTACATACAATAAAGGAATGTCAATAAATATAGGCGACCTTTTGACAATGGTGTGTGCATTTCTATATGCAGGGCATATAGTTTCAACTGGCTTCTTTGCTGAAAAATTAGACCCTATAAATCTTTCTGTTATACAGTTTGCAGTTGCTGCAATTCTTTCGCTTTTAACAGCATTTATATTTGAACCACCGGTTAAGGCAGTTACAATGAACTCATACCTTGCTATAGCCTACCTTGCTCTTTTGTCAACATGTGTTGCATTTGTGCTTCAGACAGTCGCACAAAAATATACAAAATCAACATCTGCAGCGATATTTTTGAGCATGGAGGCTGTATTTGGAAGCATATTTTCAGTAATATTTACAAACGAAGTATTCACTTTTAGAATGATACTTGGCTGTGCTCTAATACTAATGGCAGTAATAACAGTAGAAACAAAGCTTGAATTCTTAAGAAGGTGA
- a CDS encoding class I SAM-dependent methyltransferase, whose protein sequence is MDSIKYYDENAIEFFNNTAYVDMGETYDRFLKYLKRGDHILDAGCGSGRDTKYFIEKGFKVTAIDASEEMVKLSSNFTGHQTIKMDFNEIDFENEFDAIWACASILHVPKNEIKDILFKFAKALNDNGILFASFKYGEGEQFRNGRLFNYYNEDSLTKTLNEIGIYDILEIWKSSDVRKERENEIWISVILKEKKM, encoded by the coding sequence ATGGATTCTATTAAATATTATGATGAAAACGCTATAGAATTTTTTAACAATACTGCTTATGTTGATATGGGTGAAACATATGATAGATTTTTAAAATATCTTAAAAGAGGAGATCACATATTGGATGCCGGTTGCGGCTCTGGAAGGGATACAAAATATTTTATAGAAAAAGGATTTAAGGTTACAGCAATTGATGCTTCAGAGGAAATGGTGAAGTTAAGTTCAAATTTTACAGGTCATCAAACAATCAAAATGGATTTTAATGAAATAGACTTTGAAAATGAATTTGATGCAATATGGGCATGTGCTTCTATACTACATGTGCCTAAAAACGAAATAAAAGATATATTATTCAAGTTTGCTAAAGCATTAAATGATAATGGAATATTATTTGCTTCATTTAAATATGGTGAAGGTGAACAATTTAGAAACGGAAGGTTATTCAACTACTATAACGAGGACTCTTTAACAAAAACTTTGAATGAGATTGGAATATATGATATTTTGGAAATATGGAAATCTAGTGATGTTCGAAAAGAAAGAGAAAATGAAATATGGATTAGTGTGATTTTAAAAGAAAAAAAGATGTAG